Proteins encoded by one window of Vigna radiata var. radiata cultivar VC1973A chromosome 5, Vradiata_ver6, whole genome shotgun sequence:
- the LOC106762058 gene encoding death-inducer obliterator 1 isoform X2, which produces MSNNLVSEPMPSMQMARLEPLMNKIDSSGRQMEMGILVPVSSDIVSQPMGTSNEHVGLLRAVPGESRSQGMPLSTMQSGRVEAQANNPGMHQIHYPNQQSMQMGRLPNSAGPQQQQQPATPKRKAPTELSSSSSFNKRAVQMGNRPWLQQVPNASNRGSPHMHMQSSSIASRTQHSAASSKRKTQFDSTSGKASTPRSVNSKSQNTQIKQSSKVQTESSESVRSKMRESLAAALALVSQQGKPQIPNNNTPTDGATNTQGKLENNSQCSGSTPTSINGPLEQSISQSVSSSFAEADSVGRVETEHMQNTSFKEDFPEKYKDYEAGSTNASNSESILTSMQVLNCDKQDFQSCYTLTTDDVPFSDSFFMKDDLLQGNGLSWVLSDMVDVGNQKESQTNIEQRSEPEETCQGCKVEVPLPELLASKIEAELFKLFGGVNKKYKEKGRSLLFNLKDRNNPELRERVMFGQIPPEQLCSMTAEELASKELSEWRIAKAEELAQMVVLPNSDVDFRRLVKKTHKGEFQVEVEHEDNVSVEEVSGGTTSVARSQTEKKDVEGTSSKPDVNIDAEKRNLQKDDTFSITISSTDGTDPMQGLMTDDALKDPDFLPPIVSLDEFMESLHSEPPFENLESGKVTPALDKDDLGVGFKSKSSDLTSNEQAVVTPDKFQSTRVNSDAEKEKKADAESGTISSDTGYSGSQADMKSTDGRTKERSIENVKPAPSDTEFKGNQSHAEGRYGNDNKYMKDAVPTKGECLWEGMLQPNISTTQSVISFYKSGEKTAAKDWPGFLEIKGRVRLDAFEKFLQDLRFTRSRAIMVSHFLSKELDEQSTLREVADSYISDERVGFAEPVLGVELYFCPPHKKTVEMLSNILPKEQIEAVNSIDNGLIGIIVWRKTNITSISPTTATHHKHSSKRQQYFSRRQQDINVNANSTHKAVPPTDLKTIENENDDDDDVPPGFGPPAARVEDDLPEFNFSSSSIPPHLAQKPKELSNMVTSHSVNPAPPPARPVEQMRELVYKYGQNKPSAPSVNWQDKFGGTIQPWNDDDDDIPEWQPQTSQNQFLPQQTMHNFHLRPHIMNQSLPGSQQQPIMTPQYLQPPVNVTHTQRNFDPQWVPSSQASNLPPRGGPPYGAPSQGTTWPQNVSRSRGF; this is translated from the exons ATGTCTAACAATCTGGTTTCAGAGCCCATGCCCAGTATGCAAATGGCTCGTTTGGAGCCGCTTATGAACAAGATTGATTCGTCAGGTAGACAGATGGAAATGGGGATTTTGGTTCCTGTGTCCAGTGATATTGTTTCACAGCCTATGGGAACCTCAAATGAACATGTTGGGTTATTGAGAGCTGTGCCTGGTGAATCTAGGTCTCAGGGCATGCCCCTTTCGACCATGCAGAGTGGGCGAGTAGAAGCACAAGCGAATAATCCAGGAATGCATCAAATTCATTACCCTAACCAACAGTCCATGCAAATGGGGAGGCTTCCAAATAGCGCAGGGCctcagcagcagcagcagccaGCAACTCCCAAGCGTAAGGCGCCAACAGAACTATCATCCAGTAGTTCCTTTAACAAGCGGGCTGTACAAATGGGAAACAGACCTTGGTTGCAGCAAGTACCTAATGCATCAAATAGAGGTTCTCCGCATATGCATATGCAATCCTCGTCAATTGCCTCCAGGACACAGCATTCGGCAGCTTCTAGCAAGAGAAAAACACAGTTTGATAGCACCTCCGGTAAAGCCAGTACACCTCGGTCTGTAAATTCTAAAAGTCAGAATACTCAAATAAAGCAGTCCTCCAAGGTTCAAACTGAATCATCTGAAAGTGTTAGGTCCAAGATGAGAGAGTCATTAGCTGCTGCTCTGGCCTTGGTTTCTCAACAAGGTAAACCTCAGATCCCAAACAATAATACACCAACTGATGGTGCTACCAATACTCAAGGTAAATTAGAGAACAACTCTCAATGTTCTGGATCAACACCTACATCCATCAATGGTCCACTGGAGCAAAGTATTTCTCAATCAGTTAGTTCCTCTTTTGCTGAGGCTGATTCAGTTGGGCGGGTGGAGACAGAGCACATGCAGAATACATCATTCAAAGAAGATTTTCCAGAAAAATACAAGGACTATGAAGCAGGATCCACAAATGCATCAAACAGTGAAAGCATACTGACTTCTATGCAAGTCTTGAACTGTGATAAGCAAGATTTCCAGTCATGTTACACTTTGACTACTGATGATGTTCCTTTTAGTGACAGTTTCTTTATGAAAGATGATCTTTTGCAGGGAAATGGTCTTTCCTGGGTATTATCTGATATGGTTGACGTTGGAAATCAAAAGGAAAGTCAAACTAATATAGAGCAGAGATCAGAACCTGAGGAAACATGTCAAGGTTGCAAGGTGGAGGTCCCTTTACCTGAACTTTTGGCATCAAAAATCGAAGCAGAACTGTTCAAACTGTTTGGAGGTGTGAATAAGAAGTACAAAGAGAAAGGGAGgtctcttttatttaatttaaaagatcgCAATAACCCTGAACTTAGAGAAAGGGTTATGTTTGGTCAAATTCCTCCTGAACAATTATGTTCCATGACTGCAGAGGAACTTGCTTCAAAAGAGCTCTCTGAGTGGCGTATAGCCAAGGCTGAGGAGCTTGCTCAAATGGTGGTTTTACCTAATTCAGATGTTGATTTTAGGCGTTTGGTCAAGAAGACTCATAAAGGTGAATTTCAAGTGGAAGTTGAACATGAAGACAATGTATCTGTTGAGGAGGTTTCCGGTGGCACAACCTCAGTGGCTAGAAGCCAAACAGAAAAAAAGGATGTGGAAGGCACTTCTTCAAAACCTGATGTGAACATTGATGCTGAGAAGCGCAATTTACAGAAGGATGATACATTTTCCATTACCATTTCATCCACCGACGGCACTGATCCAATGCAGGGCCTTATGACTGATGATGCCTTGAAGGACCCTGATTTTCTTCCACCAATTGTCTCTCTtgatgaattcatggaatctcTTCATTCTGAGCCACCTTTTGAAAATCTAGAATCTGGGAAAGTGACACCTGCTTTAGACAAGGATGATTTAGGGGTTGGATTTAAATCAAAATCTTCTGATTTAACTTCAAATGAGCAAGCTGTTGTCACTCCTGACAAGTTTCAAAGCACACGTGTAAATTCAGATgctgaaaaggagaaaaaggctGATGCTGAATCTGGGACCATTTCTTCTGATACGGGATATAGTGGGAGTCAAGCTGACATGAAGTCAACTGATGGTCGTACCAAGGAAAGGTCAATCGAAAATGTGAAGCCTGCACCCAGCGATACCGAGTTCAAAGGCAATCAGTCTCATGCCGAAGGGAGATACggtaatgataataaatatatgaaggATGCAGTCCCCACTAAGGGTGAATGCCTCTGGGAGGGAATGCTTCAACCCAATATATCTACCACTCAGTCTGTCATAAGCTTCTATAAGAG TGGCGAGAAAACTGCTGCTAAAGACTGGCCTGGGTTTCTCGAGATCAAGGGAAGGGTTCGACTAGATGCATTTGAGAAATTTCTTCAAGATCTTCGATTTACTAGGAGTCGTGCAATCATG GTTTCACATTTCCTTTCGAAAGAGTTGGACGAGCAATCAACTCTACGCGAG GTGGCGGACTCGTATATTTCGGACGAGAGAGTAGGATTTGCAGAGCCTGTGCTTGGAGTAGAACTTTACTTTTGCCCACCTCATAAGAAAACAGTTGAAATGCTGAGCAACATACTTCCAAAGGAACAAATTGAGGCAGTTAATTCTATTGATAATGGTCTAATTGGTATTATTGTATGGAGAAAAACTAATATAACGTCTATATCACCCACCACTGCTACTCACCACAAACACAGCTCTAAAAGACAACAATACTTCAGTAGGAGACAGCAAGATATAAATGTGAATGCCAATTCCACCCATAAAGCAGTACCCCCTACGGACCTTAAGACCATTGAGAATGAgaatgatgacgatgatgatgttCCTCCTGGATTTGGGCCACCTGCTGCCCGAGTCGAGGATGACCTGCCGGAATTTAATTTCTCCAGTAGTTCGATTCCACCACACTTAGCCCAAAAACCAAAGGAACTATCAAATATGGTTACATCACACTCGGTTAACCCAGCCCCACCACCTGCACGCCCTGTAGAACAAATGAGAGAACTTGTATACAAATATGGGCAAAACAAACCAAGTGCACCATCAGTAAACTGGCAGGATAAATTTGGGGGGACAATTCAACCCtggaatgatgatgatgatgacatacCTGAATGGCAGCCCCAAACATCCCAGAATCAGTTTCTTCCTCAACAGACAATGCATAACTTTCATCTTCGACCGCACATTATGAATCAATCATTACCGGGTTCACAACAACAGCCTATTATGACACCACAATATCTGCAACCCCCGGTGAATGTGACTCATACCCAAAGAAATTTTGACCCTCAATGGGTTCCTTCTTCCCAGGCTAGCAACCTACCGCCAAGAGGTGGACCTCCCTACGGAGCGCCTTCGCAAGGCACTACCTGGCCTCAAAATGTGTCTAGAAGTAGGGGATTTTAG
- the LOC106762058 gene encoding death-inducer obliterator 1 isoform X1, translating to MQLILCDLFISLGIFVIVFFLSPFNILLGFSLLHSAFSAAHTYHFRSLHQEPMPSMQMARLEPLMNKIDSSGRQMEMGILVPVSSDIVSQPMGTSNEHVGLLRAVPGESRSQGMPLSTMQSGRVEAQANNPGMHQIHYPNQQSMQMGRLPNSAGPQQQQQPATPKRKAPTELSSSSSFNKRAVQMGNRPWLQQVPNASNRGSPHMHMQSSSIASRTQHSAASSKRKTQFDSTSGKASTPRSVNSKSQNTQIKQSSKVQTESSESVRSKMRESLAAALALVSQQGKPQIPNNNTPTDGATNTQGKLENNSQCSGSTPTSINGPLEQSISQSVSSSFAEADSVGRVETEHMQNTSFKEDFPEKYKDYEAGSTNASNSESILTSMQVLNCDKQDFQSCYTLTTDDVPFSDSFFMKDDLLQGNGLSWVLSDMVDVGNQKESQTNIEQRSEPEETCQGCKVEVPLPELLASKIEAELFKLFGGVNKKYKEKGRSLLFNLKDRNNPELRERVMFGQIPPEQLCSMTAEELASKELSEWRIAKAEELAQMVVLPNSDVDFRRLVKKTHKGEFQVEVEHEDNVSVEEVSGGTTSVARSQTEKKDVEGTSSKPDVNIDAEKRNLQKDDTFSITISSTDGTDPMQGLMTDDALKDPDFLPPIVSLDEFMESLHSEPPFENLESGKVTPALDKDDLGVGFKSKSSDLTSNEQAVVTPDKFQSTRVNSDAEKEKKADAESGTISSDTGYSGSQADMKSTDGRTKERSIENVKPAPSDTEFKGNQSHAEGRYGNDNKYMKDAVPTKGECLWEGMLQPNISTTQSVISFYKSGEKTAAKDWPGFLEIKGRVRLDAFEKFLQDLRFTRSRAIMVSHFLSKELDEQSTLREVADSYISDERVGFAEPVLGVELYFCPPHKKTVEMLSNILPKEQIEAVNSIDNGLIGIIVWRKTNITSISPTTATHHKHSSKRQQYFSRRQQDINVNANSTHKAVPPTDLKTIENENDDDDDVPPGFGPPAARVEDDLPEFNFSSSSIPPHLAQKPKELSNMVTSHSVNPAPPPARPVEQMRELVYKYGQNKPSAPSVNWQDKFGGTIQPWNDDDDDIPEWQPQTSQNQFLPQQTMHNFHLRPHIMNQSLPGSQQQPIMTPQYLQPPVNVTHTQRNFDPQWVPSSQASNLPPRGGPPYGAPSQGTTWPQNVSRSRGF from the exons ATGCAGTTAATATTGTGTGACTTGTTTATTTCTTTGGGTATCTTCGTTATcgtcttttttctttctccgtTCAACATCCTATTAGGGTTTTCACTGTTGCACTCAGCTTTCAGCGCCGCTCATACATACCACTTCCGTTCACTTCATCAAG AGCCCATGCCCAGTATGCAAATGGCTCGTTTGGAGCCGCTTATGAACAAGATTGATTCGTCAGGTAGACAGATGGAAATGGGGATTTTGGTTCCTGTGTCCAGTGATATTGTTTCACAGCCTATGGGAACCTCAAATGAACATGTTGGGTTATTGAGAGCTGTGCCTGGTGAATCTAGGTCTCAGGGCATGCCCCTTTCGACCATGCAGAGTGGGCGAGTAGAAGCACAAGCGAATAATCCAGGAATGCATCAAATTCATTACCCTAACCAACAGTCCATGCAAATGGGGAGGCTTCCAAATAGCGCAGGGCctcagcagcagcagcagccaGCAACTCCCAAGCGTAAGGCGCCAACAGAACTATCATCCAGTAGTTCCTTTAACAAGCGGGCTGTACAAATGGGAAACAGACCTTGGTTGCAGCAAGTACCTAATGCATCAAATAGAGGTTCTCCGCATATGCATATGCAATCCTCGTCAATTGCCTCCAGGACACAGCATTCGGCAGCTTCTAGCAAGAGAAAAACACAGTTTGATAGCACCTCCGGTAAAGCCAGTACACCTCGGTCTGTAAATTCTAAAAGTCAGAATACTCAAATAAAGCAGTCCTCCAAGGTTCAAACTGAATCATCTGAAAGTGTTAGGTCCAAGATGAGAGAGTCATTAGCTGCTGCTCTGGCCTTGGTTTCTCAACAAGGTAAACCTCAGATCCCAAACAATAATACACCAACTGATGGTGCTACCAATACTCAAGGTAAATTAGAGAACAACTCTCAATGTTCTGGATCAACACCTACATCCATCAATGGTCCACTGGAGCAAAGTATTTCTCAATCAGTTAGTTCCTCTTTTGCTGAGGCTGATTCAGTTGGGCGGGTGGAGACAGAGCACATGCAGAATACATCATTCAAAGAAGATTTTCCAGAAAAATACAAGGACTATGAAGCAGGATCCACAAATGCATCAAACAGTGAAAGCATACTGACTTCTATGCAAGTCTTGAACTGTGATAAGCAAGATTTCCAGTCATGTTACACTTTGACTACTGATGATGTTCCTTTTAGTGACAGTTTCTTTATGAAAGATGATCTTTTGCAGGGAAATGGTCTTTCCTGGGTATTATCTGATATGGTTGACGTTGGAAATCAAAAGGAAAGTCAAACTAATATAGAGCAGAGATCAGAACCTGAGGAAACATGTCAAGGTTGCAAGGTGGAGGTCCCTTTACCTGAACTTTTGGCATCAAAAATCGAAGCAGAACTGTTCAAACTGTTTGGAGGTGTGAATAAGAAGTACAAAGAGAAAGGGAGgtctcttttatttaatttaaaagatcgCAATAACCCTGAACTTAGAGAAAGGGTTATGTTTGGTCAAATTCCTCCTGAACAATTATGTTCCATGACTGCAGAGGAACTTGCTTCAAAAGAGCTCTCTGAGTGGCGTATAGCCAAGGCTGAGGAGCTTGCTCAAATGGTGGTTTTACCTAATTCAGATGTTGATTTTAGGCGTTTGGTCAAGAAGACTCATAAAGGTGAATTTCAAGTGGAAGTTGAACATGAAGACAATGTATCTGTTGAGGAGGTTTCCGGTGGCACAACCTCAGTGGCTAGAAGCCAAACAGAAAAAAAGGATGTGGAAGGCACTTCTTCAAAACCTGATGTGAACATTGATGCTGAGAAGCGCAATTTACAGAAGGATGATACATTTTCCATTACCATTTCATCCACCGACGGCACTGATCCAATGCAGGGCCTTATGACTGATGATGCCTTGAAGGACCCTGATTTTCTTCCACCAATTGTCTCTCTtgatgaattcatggaatctcTTCATTCTGAGCCACCTTTTGAAAATCTAGAATCTGGGAAAGTGACACCTGCTTTAGACAAGGATGATTTAGGGGTTGGATTTAAATCAAAATCTTCTGATTTAACTTCAAATGAGCAAGCTGTTGTCACTCCTGACAAGTTTCAAAGCACACGTGTAAATTCAGATgctgaaaaggagaaaaaggctGATGCTGAATCTGGGACCATTTCTTCTGATACGGGATATAGTGGGAGTCAAGCTGACATGAAGTCAACTGATGGTCGTACCAAGGAAAGGTCAATCGAAAATGTGAAGCCTGCACCCAGCGATACCGAGTTCAAAGGCAATCAGTCTCATGCCGAAGGGAGATACggtaatgataataaatatatgaaggATGCAGTCCCCACTAAGGGTGAATGCCTCTGGGAGGGAATGCTTCAACCCAATATATCTACCACTCAGTCTGTCATAAGCTTCTATAAGAG TGGCGAGAAAACTGCTGCTAAAGACTGGCCTGGGTTTCTCGAGATCAAGGGAAGGGTTCGACTAGATGCATTTGAGAAATTTCTTCAAGATCTTCGATTTACTAGGAGTCGTGCAATCATG GTTTCACATTTCCTTTCGAAAGAGTTGGACGAGCAATCAACTCTACGCGAG GTGGCGGACTCGTATATTTCGGACGAGAGAGTAGGATTTGCAGAGCCTGTGCTTGGAGTAGAACTTTACTTTTGCCCACCTCATAAGAAAACAGTTGAAATGCTGAGCAACATACTTCCAAAGGAACAAATTGAGGCAGTTAATTCTATTGATAATGGTCTAATTGGTATTATTGTATGGAGAAAAACTAATATAACGTCTATATCACCCACCACTGCTACTCACCACAAACACAGCTCTAAAAGACAACAATACTTCAGTAGGAGACAGCAAGATATAAATGTGAATGCCAATTCCACCCATAAAGCAGTACCCCCTACGGACCTTAAGACCATTGAGAATGAgaatgatgacgatgatgatgttCCTCCTGGATTTGGGCCACCTGCTGCCCGAGTCGAGGATGACCTGCCGGAATTTAATTTCTCCAGTAGTTCGATTCCACCACACTTAGCCCAAAAACCAAAGGAACTATCAAATATGGTTACATCACACTCGGTTAACCCAGCCCCACCACCTGCACGCCCTGTAGAACAAATGAGAGAACTTGTATACAAATATGGGCAAAACAAACCAAGTGCACCATCAGTAAACTGGCAGGATAAATTTGGGGGGACAATTCAACCCtggaatgatgatgatgatgacatacCTGAATGGCAGCCCCAAACATCCCAGAATCAGTTTCTTCCTCAACAGACAATGCATAACTTTCATCTTCGACCGCACATTATGAATCAATCATTACCGGGTTCACAACAACAGCCTATTATGACACCACAATATCTGCAACCCCCGGTGAATGTGACTCATACCCAAAGAAATTTTGACCCTCAATGGGTTCCTTCTTCCCAGGCTAGCAACCTACCGCCAAGAGGTGGACCTCCCTACGGAGCGCCTTCGCAAGGCACTACCTGGCCTCAAAATGTGTCTAGAAGTAGGGGATTTTAG